The Lactobacillus sp. CBA3605 genome contains a region encoding:
- a CDS encoding aldo/keto reductase — MEYVKLGHTGLDVSRLCVGTMGFGQPGNAMFPWAIDADASAKVVKSALDLGINFFDTANVYSHGDSETYLGQALNKYANRDEVVVATKVFFAANNRPNATGLSRKAIMSQIDQSLQRLNMDYVDLYIVHRWDYQTPIEETMAALNDVVKSGKARYIGASAMFAWQFEQAQAVAAAHGWTQFVSMQNHLNLLYREEEREMLPFCRDQKIAVTPYSPLASGRLARDWTATTKRFETDQVARSKYDSTETQDQAIVDRVGEVADKYGVPRVQVALAWLLQKPEVVAPIIGATKVSHLESAVAALDLHLSAADVDYLQAPYMPHKLVGALTDTDTNFVR; from the coding sequence ATGGAATATGTAAAATTAGGTCATACTGGCCTAGATGTATCACGGCTATGTGTAGGCACGATGGGATTTGGTCAGCCCGGTAATGCGATGTTTCCATGGGCGATTGATGCGGATGCCAGTGCTAAAGTCGTCAAATCAGCGCTTGATTTAGGGATTAACTTTTTCGATACAGCGAATGTGTACTCACATGGTGACAGCGAAACTTATTTAGGCCAGGCTTTGAATAAGTATGCTAACCGTGATGAAGTTGTCGTGGCAACGAAGGTATTCTTTGCAGCTAACAACCGGCCCAATGCGACGGGGTTGTCCCGGAAAGCAATCATGTCACAGATTGACCAGAGCTTGCAACGACTCAATATGGATTATGTGGACTTATACATTGTGCATCGCTGGGATTATCAGACGCCGATTGAAGAAACGATGGCTGCTTTAAATGATGTGGTTAAATCTGGCAAGGCTCGTTATATTGGGGCCTCAGCGATGTTTGCTTGGCAATTTGAGCAGGCCCAAGCGGTGGCGGCTGCTCATGGTTGGACTCAATTTGTCTCGATGCAGAATCATTTAAACTTATTGTATCGAGAAGAAGAACGAGAGATGTTACCATTCTGTCGTGATCAAAAGATTGCGGTCACACCGTACAGTCCATTGGCATCCGGCCGCTTAGCACGGGATTGGACGGCAACCACGAAGCGTTTTGAAACCGATCAAGTGGCGCGTTCTAAGTATGATAGTACGGAAACACAAGATCAGGCAATCGTGGATCGCGTCGGTGAAGTCGCTGATAAATACGGCGTTCCCCGGGTTCAAGTAGCGTTAGCTTGGTTGTTACAAAAGCCCGAAGTCGTTGCGCCTATTATTGGTGCAACCAAGGTATCACATTTAGAAAGTGCAGTTGCAGCCTTGGACTTACATCTGAGTGCGGCGGATGTGGATTATTTACAAGCGCCTTACATGCCCCATAAGTTAGTCGGTGCTTTGACTGATACGGATACAAATTTTGTACGATAA
- a CDS encoding 6-phospho-beta-glucosidase, translated as MTLRKDFLWGGATAANQVEGGALADGRQLANIDMLPYGPDRSAVGAGQLAMLETKSAYRYPARQAIDMYHHYHEDIKLFAEMGFKVYRMSISWTRIFPNGDDATPNEAGLAFYDQIFKELRHYHIEPLVTLAHFDIPLALIKRGIDWRDRRMITYFTRYAAVVMRRYQGMVKYWLTFNEINILLHQPFVGGGIIFKPGDNQVQGKYQAAHHQLVASAQVTQLARQIDSENMVGCMLAGGNNYPYTCRPEDYQEALNRDRDGYFFIDVQARGKYPNYALKKFEREQLIIEMAPADQATLAAGTVDFVSFSYYSSRTVSAHQEDYAQTTGNIYGTIKNPNLPSTKWGWQIDPLGLRNSLNQLYDRYQKPLFIVENGLGAVDHPTETGQINDDYRIDYLRQHIQAFKDAVTIDGVDLLGYTTWGCIDLIAASTGQMSKRYGFIYVDRDNEGHGTFKRTKKQSFYWYQKVIESNGEVL; from the coding sequence AGTTGAAGGTGGCGCTTTGGCCGATGGACGCCAACTAGCGAATATTGATATGTTACCGTATGGGCCTGATCGATCAGCGGTTGGGGCTGGTCAGCTCGCCATGTTGGAGACTAAGTCGGCATATCGCTATCCAGCACGACAAGCGATTGATATGTATCATCATTATCATGAGGATATCAAATTATTCGCTGAAATGGGGTTCAAAGTTTATCGCATGTCGATTTCTTGGACGCGTATTTTCCCTAATGGTGACGATGCGACGCCAAACGAGGCTGGTCTAGCTTTCTATGACCAAATTTTTAAGGAATTACGGCATTATCATATTGAACCCCTAGTGACTTTGGCTCACTTTGACATTCCGTTAGCTTTAATTAAACGCGGGATTGATTGGCGTGACCGACGGATGATCACTTACTTCACACGTTATGCGGCGGTAGTCATGCGCCGTTATCAAGGCATGGTTAAATACTGGCTAACTTTTAACGAGATTAATATTTTATTACATCAACCCTTTGTTGGTGGGGGTATTATTTTTAAGCCAGGTGATAATCAGGTGCAAGGTAAATACCAAGCTGCCCATCATCAATTAGTGGCAAGCGCCCAAGTGACCCAATTAGCGCGTCAAATTGATTCGGAGAACATGGTTGGTTGTATGCTGGCCGGTGGCAATAACTATCCTTATACCTGTCGCCCAGAAGATTACCAAGAAGCTTTGAACCGGGATCGTGATGGGTATTTCTTTATCGATGTACAAGCTCGCGGCAAGTATCCGAATTATGCCCTTAAGAAGTTTGAACGTGAACAATTAATTATAGAGATGGCGCCGGCAGACCAAGCAACTTTAGCTGCAGGGACGGTTGATTTTGTATCGTTTTCATATTATTCATCACGAACGGTTAGCGCCCATCAAGAAGATTACGCGCAAACGACGGGCAATATCTATGGGACCATTAAGAATCCTAATTTACCGTCAACTAAGTGGGGCTGGCAAATTGATCCCTTAGGCTTACGTAATTCATTAAATCAATTATATGACCGTTATCAAAAGCCGTTATTTATTGTTGAAAATGGGTTGGGCGCTGTTGATCACCCCACTGAAACTGGTCAAATTAATGATGACTATCGGATTGATTATTTGCGGCAACACATTCAGGCTTTTAAAGATGCGGTGACCATTGATGGCGTTGATTTACTAGGCTATACCACTTGGGGCTGTATTGATTTGATTGCGGCTAGTACTGGTCAAATGAGTAAACGTTATGGTTTTATTTATGTGGATCGCGATAACGAGGGTCATGGGACGTTTAAGCGGACTAAAAAACAATCTTTTTATTGGTATCAAAAAGTGATTGAATCAAATGGCGAAGTGTTATAG
- a CDS encoding MurR/RpiR family transcriptional regulator produces MYLYQKIEEVTHQKNDSRQTIGDYLLRHRQSIKQQSMQVIATATFTSKPTLVRFAQSLGYSGWREFMYAFEHEVANYDHNTYGDVDPNFPFDAEASTLEIIERLAQLRLESLKSTVNLLQPDVLDQAAQLIFKAQNVVIFGTSPNTYYGETFKRNLISIGKSTRVAPTDEGGLIANTMNPHDCALVISYSGNNPAVSPTSNLKILLPHDVPIIALTSGGDNYLRDYATVTLNISSKEKLYSKITNFATEESILFLLNSLFAKVFSLNYSQNRASKIDHSRSLESGRQASFKDILETPAD; encoded by the coding sequence GTGTATCTTTATCAAAAGATTGAAGAAGTGACACATCAAAAAAACGATTCACGTCAAACGATTGGTGATTACTTGTTAAGGCACCGCCAATCCATTAAACAACAATCGATGCAGGTAATTGCAACGGCGACCTTTACGTCGAAACCGACGTTAGTTAGATTTGCACAATCCCTCGGGTATTCTGGCTGGCGAGAATTCATGTATGCGTTTGAACACGAAGTGGCTAACTATGACCATAATACCTATGGCGATGTTGATCCGAACTTTCCATTTGATGCTGAGGCTAGTACGCTAGAGATTATTGAACGGTTGGCCCAATTACGACTTGAAAGTCTAAAATCAACGGTTAATTTACTACAACCTGATGTTTTAGACCAAGCGGCGCAGCTCATTTTTAAGGCGCAGAATGTGGTCATATTCGGGACAAGTCCGAATACTTATTATGGTGAAACTTTCAAACGTAATTTGATTTCAATCGGAAAGTCAACGCGTGTGGCGCCTACTGATGAAGGTGGTTTGATTGCCAATACAATGAATCCGCATGATTGCGCCTTAGTTATTTCCTATTCGGGCAACAATCCGGCGGTGAGTCCGACGAGCAATCTGAAAATTTTGTTACCGCATGATGTGCCGATTATTGCGTTGACGAGTGGTGGCGATAATTATTTACGGGACTATGCGACGGTTACGTTAAATATCTCGAGCAAAGAAAAATTGTATTCAAAAATCACTAATTTTGCCACCGAAGAATCTATTTTATTTTTATTAAATAGTTTGTTTGCCAAGGTGTTCTCGTTAAATTATAGTCAAAATCGGGCTAGTAAGATTGACCATTCACGGTCACTAGAAAGTGGTCGCCAAGCTAGCTTTAAAGATATTTTGGAAACACCCGCAGATTAG